Proteins encoded by one window of Archaeoglobus veneficus SNP6:
- a CDS encoding 50S ribosomal protein L23: protein MLIKCFLVTEKTTAELEKNILTAIVDIRAKKPQIKKEIEKRFGVEVESVNTLITPRGEKKAYIKLKPDYSAEEILSKLGVF, encoded by the coding sequence ATGCTGATCAAGTGCTTCCTTGTTACTGAAAAGACAACTGCAGAGCTCGAAAAGAACATCCTGACGGCAATAGTCGATATAAGGGCAAAGAAACCCCAGATAAAGAAGGAAATCGAGAAGAGGTTTGGGGTTGAGGTTGAATCAGTTAACACGCTCATAACACCAAGGGGTGAAAAGAAGGCATACATCAAGCTCAAGCCAGATTATTCGGCTGAGGAAATCCTTTCAAAGCTCGGAGTGTTCT
- a CDS encoding 50S ribosomal protein L3, producing MKEHRPRRGSLGFSPRKRASSIVPRIRAWPECSETRLLGFAGYKVGMTHVVMVDDRKNSLTYGEEIVVPVTVIETPPMKVAGIRVYRKTPYGMQIAGEVWSSDLDNFLGRRLQLPKKSPDVEKLKEIDDAAEVRVITYTQPYLITGIPKKVPDVMEHKVGGDVSSALDYAIEKLGKEIRVSEVYSEGAIIDVLSITKGKGFQGPVKRWGVITLDAKHARSSKHRRVGCLGPWNPHHIRWTVPQAGQMGFHQRTEFNKRIIKIGEDGSEVTPNGGFPHYGVVRSDYVLISGSVPGSVKRLIRMRDAIRPPQAEFDGINLIYVSTTSKQGR from the coding sequence ATGAAGGAACACAGGCCAAGAAGGGGATCGCTTGGATTCTCGCCTCGAAAGAGAGCCAGCAGTATCGTTCCAAGGATAAGGGCTTGGCCCGAATGCAGTGAGACAAGACTGCTCGGATTTGCGGGCTATAAGGTGGGTATGACCCACGTGGTGATGGTAGACGACAGAAAGAACTCCCTTACGTACGGGGAGGAGATAGTAGTTCCGGTTACAGTGATTGAGACACCCCCCATGAAAGTGGCGGGAATAAGGGTTTACAGAAAGACACCTTACGGCATGCAGATAGCCGGAGAAGTCTGGAGCAGCGACCTCGACAACTTCCTCGGCAGAAGGCTCCAGCTTCCTAAGAAGTCCCCCGACGTTGAAAAGCTCAAAGAGATAGACGACGCTGCAGAAGTTCGCGTGATTACCTACACTCAGCCATACCTGATTACAGGAATTCCAAAGAAGGTTCCCGACGTCATGGAGCATAAGGTTGGTGGAGATGTGAGTTCTGCTCTCGACTACGCAATAGAGAAACTCGGAAAGGAAATTCGTGTTTCTGAAGTTTATTCAGAGGGAGCAATAATCGACGTTCTGTCAATAACGAAGGGTAAGGGCTTCCAGGGCCCAGTTAAGAGGTGGGGAGTTATAACGCTTGACGCAAAGCACGCAAGAAGCAGCAAACACCGCAGAGTTGGTTGTCTCGGCCCATGGAATCCGCACCACATCCGCTGGACTGTTCCGCAGGCTGGTCAGATGGGTTTCCACCAGCGCACCGAGTTCAACAAGCGCATCATTAAAATTGGGGAGGATGGAAGCGAGGTTACACCTAATGGAGGATTCCCGCACTACGGCGTTGTAAGAAGCGATTACGTCCTTATCTCAGGTAGCGTTCCTGGAAGCGTTAAAAGACTCATCCGCATGAGAGATGCGATAAGACCGCCTCAGGCGGAGTTTGACGGAATCAACCTTATATACGTCAGTACAACGTCCAAGCAGGGGAGATGA
- the rpl4p gene encoding 50S ribosomal protein L4 produces the protein MKANVLNLNGEVVEEIELPVVFKEELRPDIIRKAVHAIQSHRRQPYGPNPLSGINYAAENWGPGHGYARVPRLKTGSRAVKVPQAVKGRRAHPPKVQKKWEEKINRKEMRKALRSAIAATAIAEVVKQRNHVFDGDVPKIVVDDFEGLSKTKEVAEVFKAIGVYSDVVRAAERKRVRAGKGKMRGRRYIGKKSVLVVVSKPCSVMNAARNLPGVDVVLAKDLNVELLAPGTHPGRLTVWTKSALNVLEGWLC, from the coding sequence ATGAAGGCCAACGTTCTGAATCTCAACGGCGAAGTTGTTGAAGAAATCGAATTGCCAGTAGTATTCAAGGAGGAGCTCCGCCCGGACATAATCAGGAAGGCAGTTCATGCTATCCAGAGCCACCGCAGGCAGCCTTACGGCCCCAATCCTCTTTCGGGGATAAACTACGCTGCTGAAAACTGGGGGCCGGGCCATGGATACGCGAGAGTCCCAAGGCTGAAAACAGGTAGCAGGGCTGTAAAGGTTCCGCAGGCTGTTAAAGGCAGAAGGGCTCACCCGCCCAAGGTTCAGAAGAAGTGGGAGGAGAAAATCAACAGAAAAGAGATGAGAAAAGCCCTTCGCTCTGCAATAGCGGCAACTGCCATTGCTGAAGTAGTAAAGCAGAGAAACCACGTTTTTGATGGTGATGTGCCAAAAATCGTTGTTGACGATTTTGAGGGCCTCTCAAAGACAAAAGAAGTTGCAGAGGTCTTCAAGGCAATAGGCGTTTACAGCGATGTTGTCAGGGCTGCAGAAAGAAAGCGCGTCAGAGCCGGAAAGGGCAAGATGAGAGGAAGACGCTACATCGGAAAGAAGAGTGTTCTTGTTGTAGTCTCGAAGCCGTGCAGTGTTATGAACGCAGCAAGGAATCTCCCAGGTGTTGATGTCGTGCTCGCCAAAGATCTGAACGTTGAACTCCTCGCTCCTGGAACACATCCCGGAAGGCTCACAGTCTGGACGAAGTCAGCTCTGAATGTCCTGGAGGGGTGGTTATGCTGA